A genomic stretch from Etheostoma cragini isolate CJK2018 chromosome 8, CSU_Ecrag_1.0, whole genome shotgun sequence includes:
- the LOC117949764 gene encoding troponin I, fast skeletal muscle-like: protein MADEKRLSARRKHTLKGCMLMVGTNLLEAEASMKVEEREKFLAEKCPPLELPYSKDELMELVQKLHEQINLSEEERYCIEFKLNMVLNEVRDLNIKIVDMRGKFKRPRLKKVRMSADAMLKALLGSKHTVNMDLRANLKQVKKEVKEEDKQLRDVGDWRKNIEDKSDRKKMFDS from the exons ATGGCCGACGA GAAAAGACTGTCCGCGAGGCGTAAGCACACTCTGAAA GGCTGCATGCTGATGGTGGGAACTAATCTACTGGAAGCCGAAGCATCAATGAAGGTTGAGGAAAGGGAGAAGTTCCTCGCAGAGAAATGTCCTCCTCTGGAGCTGCCGTACTCCAAGGACGAGCTCATG gAACTTGTCCAGAAACTCCATGAGCAGATTAACTTGAGTGAGGAGGAGAGATACTGCATAGAGTTCAAGCTCAACATGGTGCTGAATGAG GTCAGAGATCTCAACATTAAGATTGTGGACATGAGGGGAAAGTTCAAGAGACCCCGTCTGAAGAAGGTGCGCATGTCGGCCGACGCCATGCTGAAGGCCCTGCTGGGCTCCAAGCACACGGTCAACATGGACCTCAGGGCCAACCTGAAGCAGGTCAAGAAGGAGGTCAAAGAGGAG GACAAGCAGCTTCGCGACGTGGGAGACTGGCGTAAGAACATCGAAGACAAGTCTGACAGGAAGAAGATGTTTGATAGTTAA